A window of the Helianthus annuus cultivar XRQ/B chromosome 4, HanXRQr2.0-SUNRISE, whole genome shotgun sequence genome harbors these coding sequences:
- the LOC110933141 gene encoding uncharacterized protein LOC110933141 produces MESGQYTSWWQLFKIHCRAYLVIDHLAPKPVSASGSSKDTDKNKQSKQDDSCDQLDAIVLKWIYGTISNDLLHTILKPNTTAHDAWTTLEGIFQDNKTSRAIHLLHKFSNTHLDGFPNVSTYCQQLKVLANQLANDGSSVDNDRLVLQLISSLNEQYEGIATILQNRTEISLLVLVEEELVETFDPWKTDDVFF; encoded by the coding sequence ATGGAATCCGGTCAATACACATCATGGTGGCAACTATTTAAGATTCATTGTCGAGCCTATCTTGTGATAGACCATCTCGCTCCTAAGCCTGTTTCCGCATCCGGGTCCTCCAAAGACACTGATAAAAACAAACAATCGAAACAAGACGACTCTTGCGATCAGTTGGACGCTATTGTGCTTAAGTGGATCTATGGCACGATCTCCAACGATCTTCTGCATACCATTCTTAAACCGAACACAACAGCTCACGATGCCTGGACGACACTCGAAGGCATCTTCCAAGATAACAAGACGTCAAGGGCAATCCATCTCTTACACAAGTTTTCGAACACTCATTTGGACGGATTTCCTAATGTTTCTACCTATTGCCAACAACTTAAAGTCCTAGCCAATCAACTCGCCAACGACGGGTCATCGGTAGATAATGATCGTTTGGTTTTACAACTTATTTCAAGTTTAAACGAGCAATACGAAGGCATTGCTACGATTCTCCAAAACAGAACAGAAATATCACTGTTGGTATTAGTAGAAGAAGAACTAGTAGAAACTTTTGATCCTTGGAAGACTGATGATGTCTTCTTTTGA